Proteins encoded within one genomic window of Brassica rapa cultivar Chiifu-401-42 chromosome A09, CAAS_Brap_v3.01, whole genome shotgun sequence:
- the LOC117128183 gene encoding splicing factor U2af large subunit B: MDLPCFRCTSSTPLNYCWHNQRVMSCRGSSHLFAFLCSGHLQSPRCHRCLQLPALIRCYRESYNFCIPCFRQHQICIPSRHQVEIIPFSSHEFCVSDQPLPVPLSGRKRQGGPGTGPGKGPGKGPDQPKETKKSRQTGPDLNLSLQLGGTKGGPSSHARRVCVGGLPPTANEQSVATFFSQVMSAVGGNSAGPGEAVVNVYINHEKNFAFVEMRTVEEASNAMALDGIILEGVPVKVKRPTDYNPSLAAALGPSQPNPNLNLAAVGFSSGSTGGLEGPDRLFLGGIPYRLTEDQIRELLESFGPLRGFNLVKDRETGNSMGYAFCVFQDPSVTDMACAALNGIKMGDKTLTVRRAVQGGVQPKPEQKDRLLHTKQQIALQGLMLQPGGTPTKIVCLTHVVTANVLGDDKEYEEIMEDMRQEGGKLGNLVNVVIPRPKPDHDPTPGVGKVFLEYADLDGAAKARSGMNGRKFGGNQVVAVYYPENKYAQGDYDGY, from the exons ATGGATCTCCCATGCTTCAGATGCACAAGCTCTACGCCGCTTAATTATTGCTGGCATAATCAAAGAGTGATGTCATGCCGTGGCTCTAGCCACCTCTTTGCTTTTCTCTGCAGTGGGCATCTTCAGTCTCCACGATGTCACCGATGTTTACAACTCCCTGCACTAATTCGCTGCTACAGAGAGAGTTATAACTTTTGCATTCCATGCTTCCGACAACACCAGATTTGCATTCCCTCTAGGCACCAAGTGGAGATCATTCCATTTTCCTCGCATGAG TTTTGCGTTAGTGACCAGCCTCTTCCAGTCCCTTTGTCGGGACGTAAAAGGCAAGGGGGTCCAGGAACGGGACCAGGAAAGGGACCAGGAAAGGGACCTGACCAGCCTAAAGAAACTAAAAAGAGTCGCCAAACTGGACCTGATTTGAACTTAAGTTTGCAGCTTGGTGGTACAAAAGGTGGTCCTAGTAGCCATGCTAGACGAGTCTGTGTTGGTGGGCTTCCACCCACTGCAAACGAACAG TCTGTTGCAACGTTCTTTAGCCAAGTGATGTCAGCGGTTGGGGGAAACTCTGCTGGGCCAG GCGAGGCGGTGGTGAATGTTTACATAAACCATGAAAAGAACTTCGCTTTTGTTGAGATGAGAACAGTTGAGGAGGCTAGTAATGCAATGGCATTAGACGGAATTATATTAGAG GGGGTTCCTGTAAAGGTGAAGAGGCCTACTGACTATAACCCATCCCTTGCTGCAGCTCTTGGTCCGAGCCAGCCTAATCCCAATCTCAACTTGGCGGCTGTTGGATTTTCCTCGGGGTCTACTGGTGGGCTTGAGGGTCCGGACCGCTTATTTTTGGGTGGGATTCCATATCGCTTGACAGAGGATCAGATCAGGGAGCTTTTGGAGTCGTTTGGGCCGCTAAGAGGTTTCAACTTGGTCAAAGACAGGGAAACTGGAAACTCGATGGGATATGCATTCTGTGTATTCCAGGATCCTTCAGTCACAGATATGGCATGTGCTGCTCTAAACGGGATTAAGATGGGCGATAAGACACTTACGGTGAGGCGTGCAGTCCAAGGTGGGGTTCAACCTAAGCCTGAGCAAAAAGATAGACTACTTCATACCAAACAGCAGATTGCTTTGCAG GGGCTTATGCTACAGCCAGGAGGCACGCCCACCAAGATTGTCTGTTTGACTCACGTGGTTACAGCTAATGTTCTTGGAGACGATAAAGAATATGAAGAAATAATGGAGGACATGAGACAGGAAGGTGGAAAACTCG GTAACTTGGTGAATGTTGTGATTCCAAGGCCCAAACCGGATCATGATCCAACACCAGGAGTTGGGAAG GTTTTCTTAGAGTATGCGGATTTGGACGGCGCAGCAAAGGCAAGATCGGGGATGAATGGAAGAAAGTTTGGAGGAAACCAAGTGGTGGCTGTGTATTACCCCGAAAACAAGTATGCGCAAGGCGACTACGACGGCTACTGA